The genome window CCTCTATAgtccctcaaaattttaatagcccatatgtTTTCTCATTGACCCGAAATGTTTCTCCgacccaaacatattacatcaaatagcccgaaatatctattttgtatattttttatatagtgacagtctattttatatatatattgtatagtggcagtctatttagtatatttttgtatagtggcagtctattgcatataaattatatagtgacagtctattttgtatagtgacagtctatcgcatataaattgtatagtggcagtctatttagtatatttttggtATAGTGACAacctattttgtatattttttgtatagtgacagtctattgtatataaattatattgtGACAGTCCATTTAGTATATGTTTTGCATAGTGACAGTCTAgttagtatattttttatataatgacagtctattttgtatatattttgtacaataacagtctattatatataaattgtacagtgacagtctattttgtatatatttgatATAGTaatagtctattgtatataaaattatatagtgatagtctatttagtatattttttatacAGTGagagtctattttgtatagtgaatACTATGCATTTTTCAAATTAATGATGCAACCATGTTTTGCACACGTTGATGCTCCACCATAGGGTTCAACTAATTTAATGTATGTTATTTTAATACTCGACTCCTCTATTTAAGGCATTTCTTGAAAGAAAATGACACCAAACGCAAACACTTGCATTTTAGCGATTGacaattctttcttttttttacgTAAAGGATTTTCGCCATGCAAAGaaatgcttatatatatatatatatatatatatatatatatatatatatatatatatatatatatatatatatatctttggaAAGAGGACAAGCTCGTGATAGTGAagggtaaatttcacaaatgatcaTATAATTATGATTTTTTAATCAAAGTCATGCAACTATGTTTTctcacataaaaatcataaaagCTCCTAGTAACTCACAAAAAAATATAATGACCGAAAAATACAAGTTTTCaatagtatttttttatttttcagtctAACAAATAATAATCAAATTAAAATAGGAATGACTCAacctaataaataaataaattgaaatAATAGTAAAATTGAATCCTTCCCTCGAAATACACGTAACTTCTATTTTTGGAGCATTttgctttttaaaattttaattgttTATCTCACTTACAGTATGGGCACATATTGAACTCAAATAGGGAAAGGCAAAAAGTAACATTTATGacaaaagttttatttttatattcttcACAAGTATGCATAAAATATTAATCTCTAAATAGCATAAAAgccaaaaaagaataaaataatgaATGATTCCCTTTGAATAAATTAAAAGCCATCTCCCATTGTGTTTCCGTGATAGTTGGGTTTGTCAATTTCGATGGCTAGCCGCTAAAATTAGTTTTgggttataaaatatatattataatttgTGGCTACTGATTGTAATTAGTTTTTCCCAAATGGCTAGAAGTAATAATAGCTCATCTATCAATTATGCGGGCGTTAAAAATCCATTTATGCTTCGGGAACACTTGGTCAGGAAGTAATGGGCTACATGAAAGCCCAATATAATAGAAAGAGAGAATTTTTCGTCGTCATGGGTCTCTGGTGGGCCGGGCCGAGCCAAGTTTTTGAGTTTATATTTTAGGTTTGTTAATAAACTTAACTAATTTTATAAAAGAAAATTTAACTTTTAGGTTAGTTAAAAAATTTCATCGTTAGCATCTATAGTTATATAAAGGGCAGCCCGGAGCAAGCTATGCGTGTGGTTCGagaaagggccggaccacaaggatcTCTATTTGTATCCTTCAAATAAATCAATTTGGTTATAAGCATCTTTCAAAaaactataatactcaaaacaaaatttcttctttaaaaAAGGATGAAAAATCACTTAAAAGTTTCTTTTTAATCCATAGACAACCATCGAAAGGCACATTTTAGCAACAGATTATACCCCAAAAAAAATCAAGAAGAAAAAATCTAATGAACTAATCCAAATACACAACTTTTCATGAAATAAAACCACAAAACCTTTTCCAACAACTAATCCAAAAGAAATTCCAAAAGCAAGCTAATCTTTTCTAAATAAAGAATTAACTATGAAATGTATTGAACTTGTATCATGTAAAAAAtctcttctttttcttatatGCTTTTTCAGAAATAATGCCACTTTAATAAGTGAGAAAAAAGGAAGCTAAAAAACATGTTACATGCTAACCATGGAAATATCACAGAAGAAAATTACGATGATTGAACCCTTACTAATTTGTCATATTGCCCACTTTCTCTTTTTGGCTTTGCTCCtgcctatttatttatttatttattttcttatatgTCGGTTTCCCTTTTTTTTCATTCTCTCAAAAAAAATTCTTTAAGCTCTTTATTAGTACAAAACTGAggcaataacaacaataacaaatccAATGACCGGGGAGGATGATAAATATGCAGACCTTACCTTTATCATGAGAGGACAaaaaggttgtttccgatagtACAAAACTGAGGCATTGCCTATAGAAGGCTCTATGACAGGACCTTATGGCCAAGAATCACAAAATATGGTTCAAGAATTCTTTAGCTAGCGTAGCCCTAGTTTTCAAATTTGTTTCTATTTGAGACCAAATGCTGTCTCATAACCGCAAGAGTTTTATTCGATGTCCGATATTCGTATTGTGACCCGACTAAAAGTCAATCAATGTGTGCAGAAAGGATTTCAACATGTGTAATCTTAGCTACAAAATATGATCTTTATCAAGTTCTTTAAAATGGATTGTTACCTCAATTATTTCAATGGTAGCAGTAAATTAAATggataaaatcaaataataataatcaaatcATTCTGGATAATTTCTGGAGATTACCTCCTAAGAGATtactaaaaaaataattataaaggaGATTACTATTTAGAAATCCGCAGGGAGCAGAAAATCTAAGAAACTAAAAGTCATCTATAGGACGATATTTGGTTGAAGTacgaaaaaaaatatatttgtatCGATATGTGAATGAAAACAATTATTTCacttgaattattttttaaataaatgttTTTTCAAATATTCGGTATTTATAAATACGGATGACCAAAGTACTATTTGCAAATACCAATACATCGTTTATGGCCATATGACACCTAAATAAAGCTATTAAGATATTTGCAGCAAACCTAATCAGGTCTATTGCTTGGTAAATATCAAAATCGAAATCAAGAAATGGATCAGAACATGTGATTAGATCTTAAGACTAAGTGTGATTCAACAAATGGAATAATTAGATAAGGCCAAAGGACAGCAAAAAGAAGATTGAGACATAAACAAATGCAAATAGAATAGTCTTATTTATTAATGGCCTAGGAATAAGATCCTTTTAAACTTTTAATAACACTTTAATGTGCATTAAGAGAAAACAAATGACCACCCATAATACCACTGCAGCTCTAATTGGTATCCAAAGTCTCTTTTAGTGGGGTCAAAGTCAATGGAATAGCAAACACAAACTTCACTTTTcacaacaaaagaaaaataaaatttggcTCCTATTCTTGTAAACCCTATTGCCTTAATTCTTAAAGTAAGCACAAAATCCATAAGGATCAAAAAACTTAACAAACTAGGCATAAGATAATTTAATAAGTTAGAGATAACAACAAGTTATCTCGTGGTCACGTAAGGTACGGTAGGGTAAGGTACGGTAGGGTACGGGAAGAGCAGCATTACAAAGGGTACGACGCAGACCGTCAAtactaatgcaagtattaatGGCTACTTTCACGATTTGAACACGTGGattataggtcacacggagaacGACTTAATCGTTGATTTCCCTTAAACTTATGCTGGAATTTCAAATCCTGAACATTTGATGGATCCAATGGATATATCAATCTCAATCAAATTGTCTTCTTCATACACATCACTAATATCTGCCAAGAAATCCATTAGGCAATGTTGCTGAAAGATGGATTTTGGGGTTAAATCTGCAAATACCTTTTGGTTATATTGCTGAAAAGATAACTTAGGTGGATCTTTTACAAATTGGCCACTTGGTAATGCTATTTCAATTAGGCTTTCCTCATCAGAAATTGAACCATCTGAACATAATGGACTTTGTTCTAGCTCACCTGAGAATGGCCAATCAATATCAGAAtcttcacttgaagatgaatgcCTACCAAGACTTGAACCTTCTGAATATAAATCATGAATTTGAGCAACCCCATTTTCAAGTTCAGTTTTTTGGACTGCTAAAACTTCCTCAACCTGTCCAAAGTTTGCATTTTGAGGTTGTTGGTCTGATACAATTTGCTCAACTTGAGATGTTTGTTCCTCTAGCTGACTGTTGGGAACTGcttcttgttcttctttttcttggACTGATTTCTTTTGGAGACAATGCCTTTGTTTTGAGAATGTGAAAGCTAAAGTAGATACAATTAAAACTGAAGTTGTGATAGAAATAGAAAGAACCCCATATCCTGAAAAACTGGCAAATAACAAGTATGGTGGAACCAGAATAGAAATCAAAGGTATTGAGTTTCTGAGTAGAGACATAGAAGAAGACATTTGTTCTGTAGTTCTCAAGATTTTGCAAAAGAAATAAGGGGGAAAAAAGGAAAAGTAGGAAAGTTATATATCCAATAAGGTGGCACTTGTAAAAGTTTATTGGATAAAGGCAAAGGGAAATATAGGAACTTTCTTCTCTTTACTtgaaaaaactgtgatttttatGAATGTACTAATGGATAGAAGAAGCTTAGACATTAACAAAATGATTGACACTTTCAATCTTGATTGAAAAGAGTAGAGATTGCAAGAGAAAGAGATATTCAATACATTTTTCAACAGTCAGAGAGAGTGCAACTTAGATCAAGAAAGCAAATACAGCATATCTTTTTCAGCTGTGAAGTGCAAAAAAACTTAGTAAAAAAGGCAGTAAATGAAGTGAAAACTGCCAAAAGAAGAAGATTAAAAATGGAAGAAGAGAATAGACTATGGAGGTTTAAATAATGAGAATTTTTGCAAACAAGGAATTGAATTGCTGGGCTGTTTCCCTCTTCATTGACTCACATTTCCCAATCTCTTTTTTTACTGTACCTagaaaaatgttatttttgtttttttaaaacacTAATCTGGTGGTCTTCCTCTGTAACTGATTCTCTTGAAATCCTCACTCTCCTACTACTGTTTCAAAAACTTAGAAATTTGAGAAAGCCATGTGCTTACCTCTGAGCTTACCACATGGCATTTCCCCCCTCCAATTTCCATGAAAAAGAGTCACTAAAAACAACCCCCTTAAATATAAGCAGTATAAAGAAATGGTTATTCTATTCTATGATTCAAAACTTTGCAACTTCAAGAAAACCTTTATATATCTCACAGCCATATATACCTGAAAGTCTTAGCAAGATTCAGATGGATAAGCTTCAATTGTGATATCCACTTTCTTTTTAGCCTTAAACTAAATGATGAAAAGCAGCTACTTTTGTTGTTTCACAACCAAAGAACCTTCCTTTCTCACTTATCTGTGCCATTGACTGAGTTTAAGTACCACCagttactttttcttttttctctttgcaATTGTACCTAACTTTAGTAGTACAAAGAAAGcagttatacatatatataaaatcCATTAAAATATGGGTTGAATGATTGAATTTTTAAAAAACGAGTCAAATATAAATAAGAATCATATTATCTATTTAGATAATGAataactaatgtgtttaacttttacaCTTACAAAGTTTCAAATTGGGTGTTCCTCAAAGTTTGGGTGActaagaattctcccaaaagtgatcatattcaagaaaacATTCATATTATCTGCCAGTTAACCCGTTTTtttccgtattaaatatgggtcggatcgaataatttatccgtttttatAATATCCGTTTTCGATCCGACCGGTCCGTTTGCCACCTTTGCCGCCTTATAAGCTAGTGAGGTCTAGCTTTCTCAGTGAGGAGCTGACAAAATTTTGgtcaaaatttaaagaaaattttgCCTTAGTGACATCAAAACATTATATTGACTAGGACTTGTAAGAAACCAAAGTGATACTGAATTGTGTTCACGGAAACATTATAACTTGGAACGGATTGTAGATATAGTGTCAGGTGATTTAAAATTTCTAGATGATAGGTGCACCattgaaagaaaaaagaaaaagaaaaagtggGGATCGATCTTTATTTCTATGGGTAAATAATTCAGTATTCAACTAAGTGCATCATTCAACCTTTTGGAGTATAAAATTATTATACTAGTTCgaaaaaatatgtacataaaataacTAGTTTGGGAGAGACCATAAGATCACGTCCCTCATAATTTGGGATATAAATCCACTCGTGGATATAGTACAAAAAAACAAGGTTGATACTCTTATATAAGTATTCTTGCTGCCAAGCCTTATATTTGTTACTTTAACTAGTTAAGTAAGGAGAGAGAGGAGGGAAATAAAATGAAAGTAGATGAATTCAAAATCTTTAGTGCCTACCATTTCTCAAGTCATTACTAAacctcaaatttttatttttattcttaaatTACTATTTTTTTAAGGAGATCGTGGGAGCTATGTTTAAGTTGTGTCCGTGAGACTTTTATGTCACGAGTTCGAACAATAAAAttaatcattaatatttatattAGGATAGACGGCTTATATCAAACTTTCTTGATACACTATCATACATACATAAAAAGACTGCAAATTAACCAAGAATGCATCTTTTTTTCCCTACTAATAATGATGTAGCTTTTTCTTTGTGCCTTTAATGATGGCTTTTTGCAGGCTTTTTAACATGTGGGACATTGTAATTTAGCATTTCTCCACCTAAAGCAATTTGGCTCTCCCATCGTCCAAGTAGTACCAACTTGCAAATTTAgagaataaaattttatttttcctatcCCAAGGCACATAGTTGATAATTGGGTTATTCTTTTGTTTTGTTACCTAAAAGCAAAGTGGCTTGCCAATGTCTATGATTATACTAGCAAATCATTTGTAATTCAAATGGAAAATCTCCTTAGAACTTATTTCATATTGCATTGGCTTTTATATGAAGGAGAAAAGATTATATGCATTTGTTATGAAGGAGAAAAGGTTATATGCTTTTGTTTTTTAGTTCGCGCAGCTTAGGTGGAAGGTGAAGAAGGCTTcctttggggggaggggggagcgAGGGGAGCCCGAGTCATCAATGAGATATCCCTTTGAAAGGACTAGAGTTATAACCTCGTGTCATGATAGGTAGATAGTTTCTATGGAACTTGTTAGTTATTTGTTCTGATTTTCTTACATCTCCAAATCTTCATCGCAAAATTTGTTTCAACGTGAGTAGTATTCCGATTAAATTTCTCAAACAAAAATTATGATTACCGTCAAATATGTTGCGGTTAGAAGCGTGTCCTCCCAAAAGGTAATGGAGGCATGAAAAAATTTTCTCGGACCGGATCGAGAGGGGTTCTCGAGTGTAAAGGAAGAAAGGAGCTTGAATTGACACTTAATGCGTCTTTGAAATACTAACATagaaagcaacaacaacaataacaataacaacaacaacaacaataataataataataataataataataataatgataataataataattaacctaaatagcagCTCACTCAAtcgtttaaattaaaaatagtcggtggatatataatatatgcataatttatgcattatatgtgtataattatgtataatcaatgtataaactatgtatatgaataaaacaaataaataatgaatatgaccggctatttATGTAAGGATCCCTAATAATAATTACGCCTCACTAGCAAGTAAATTGGGTTGAACATCGTGAATTGTCATGTTCATGTTGCTCCATTGGAGCGTATCACTGTTTcatattaaaagaaaaaaaataaatttttacttttaatatattataCTTCTACCAATTAGAGGTACTAATTACTAGAGTAAAATACAATCTAATAATCCAGTTAAAGTACAGCCAAAAATTACCACCAAAGTTATTGCTAAAACAGTATAACTTGAAAAGAAATGAAATCCACCTGTCGCCAAATTGCAAGTGCTACTTGTCGCAAACCGAAAGGAAGTTCACATGAAGTTGTAAACTTCAGCAACTCTTTTGCACAAGATTATGCCTACAACATCCTTAAAAGAGTCTTAAAATTCCTTAAATAACATTATTTACTCGGCTAATTGTCTTGAAAAAAGCAAGATAGACAAAGAAAACCGACCAGTATTTGGGATTTGTAGTGTAGCTTAAGTAGTGATTTTGGTTGACAAAACATCGATTAAGGAGAATTGGAGGGGACCATATCTTAATGTTGGTGAATGCTCTCATTATAATGGTAAAAATGTGGATAAAAGCAGTCTATGCTTAGAATAGAGAGCTTAGAGATTTTGTCCTATActcttttttatttctctttaataCTCCCTCCTTCTCAAATTATCTATAGTGATTTCTAAAAATacttgtctcaaattatttattattttagaagttcaagagtaaattaattattttattctctATTCTTACCTTAATATTAATTATTCTTGAAGATTACAAATACATTCATTAGGTGTAAGTATTAAATGAAGagagattatatcttaagacataaataagggtaaGATAGTCAAAAATATTtcttatttaatattttcttaagagGCGTGTAAAAATGAAATACGACAGATAATTTGAGACGGAAGAAGTAGTTACTCTCTTTGTCCCATTGTATGTGGTGGTTTTGATTAGACTcgaaatttaagaaagaaaagaaCTTTTTTTGAAACTTATGGTATTTGTTACGAAGATTTCTACGGCTATAAAATTATGTCACTAAGaataaaatgaaaatttaaatttaaattactattaaatataaaataaattatttttgggAGTGAAAAACTAAAAATGAAAGCGTGTCATGCAAAATGGGCTTGATGGAAGGTGTAAGCTAAAAAGCTTGCTTTAGGCAAATCACGTAACGGACTAGGAAGGAAAAATTAGCGGCCATATAagcataattttaaaattaactaTGGGacatttgcatctatacccagttTTTGGGTCAACTTTTAATTTATACTTGCTTTGCAAAAAAAAattgcaagcgtacccacttttcgggtaacttcagacatacgcgcctgaagtagcaaaaatttatgtatgaagtttgaacttcagaatattttgcctgaagtgtagcaAAACTTCAGTTATTTTTACCTGAAGTTTAGcgtgatttgcaaaggcaatcacgcaaacttcagttcatagtgcaatggCAAATTTCAGCTCAATAAAACTACAACATGTTTTAACtgaaatttttattttgtaattgctgaacttcagcattctaggagctaaagtttgttttgtaattgctaaacttcagcattctaggagctgaagtttattttgtaattgctgaaatTCAGCATTCTAGGACTGAAGTTTgttttgtatttgctgaacttcaacaTTCTAGGAGTTGAAGTTTTTGtttatatttgctgaacttcaacattcttagagctgaagttctaagtctgcacacgaaaataaggaagATAATCTTTCAAAAAAAAAACTCAACAAAAGAACATATTGTACATAAACGAAATAGTACTAAACAACAATGAATTTAATAAATCATGATTAGCAGCGATTGATGTTGTTCATTTCAAgattaaagaatgaaaaatattttgacaTGAAAACAAGTTACTACAGATAAATTAGATCAAAAATCAATGTGCATGTAAAGCTAAAATATCTAAGAGGTTAAATTATTGTGAATAAGACCAAACTAAACATAATGGTACAAACAAATATATATGAATCATCAGGCTAGAATGCATAACAATATCTCAAGTTTCAGCATTGAGAAAACGAAGGGGAGAAGAAAGAGGCCTGAAATTATTTAAAAAGTAtgtacaaattaaaaaaaaaaattaaaaagtgatatgttaaatgggggcgaccaaatagggcgccccgtgcaatttttacTTTAACTATTGAGGCGTCTTTTGTAGTAAAGTCCAAAGACACAAAACGGTGATGCCTAAAAGCTCCGTATACACAAAAAAGTCAGGTCAAATCAGACAATACCTTTATTATTTGGCCTGGGTCGTTACATATAGTTAGCTGAACtaaattttttaaaactaaaattaataaAGTCGTGGTCAACAATGATTAAATAAATTGTCTAATAtcaattgaaaaaaaatattagaaTAAATTTATTATAAACTATTGTTAGTCCTAATGTGATGTAACAATCACATTAGTATTAAAAAATTCAATAAGGGCGTTCAAAATTTAAATATCCTTTGTTAGTGGTCTATGCAAGGGTGTTCAAAGTTTATCTTTTATcaataacaaataatattttaccctatacacgatataatttttcgacgaaggatGTTTAGTTAACCATCCTTGGTCACACGTAACTTCAGccctgctatatatatatatatatatatatatatatatatatatatatatatatatatatatatatatatatatattgtcaacCACTAGCCAACAATCAAATAAAAGAGTTTCACTGAAAATTTCAGGATAGAGTAAATTTCCTCGGCACAAGATGGTCCAACCTTTAAAAAAGTTAAAACAAAACTAACGTTCGTAGTTAAAACATTCTTGTTCCCTTTTTTACATTTTAAAGAATCCTATTCAGTAAAGCACTATATAAGGGGgctcaaatatatatattttttaattttgttatggtcatatataaaatataaaaaaaaaatcaagatagTTTAGCAAAGTTACTCATGAATCTATTTGGGCTAAAAATCAGCTCAACTTTAGATGCGCTGAAATGAACGGGGGATTTACACTCGTACTctatatttgtgccaccttttaacctgtaccctatttttaaaaattattaatttagtagCCAGTTGAtaaaaaatccgtaataatatgacaattacacccctgaTAGTAATAGCATTAGCATGCTACTTTGGAGATGACCTCATTCACATTAGCATACTCTAAAACAAGCCCCGATAAACGCAGCAACATGCTAACGTTTGGACTTTGGAGATGACGTTGTTTTACAGTACCAGGGGTTATTCATTAGCATGCGAGATGATGTAAAACTTCAGCCAATTACAGTAGCAGCTGAAGTTGTTttacattgaagctaaaactttatgctaatgcatgctgaagttatttatccagCAGTCAATAGTTTTGTCATAAGTTTTATCCAAAATTTCAGTCTAAATATGCTGAacttatttagttcatttgctaaaatttcagactaaacgtgctgaaattatttagttcaatTACTAAAACTACAgtttaaacatgctgaagttatttagttcatttgc of Nicotiana tomentosiformis chromosome 7, ASM39032v3, whole genome shotgun sequence contains these proteins:
- the LOC104117291 gene encoding uncharacterized protein yields the protein MSSSMSLLRNSIPLISILVPPYLLFASFSGYGVLSISITTSVLIVSTLAFTFSKQRHCLQKKSVQEKEEQEAVPNSQLEEQTSQVEQIVSDQQPQNANFGQVEEVLAVQKTELENGVAQIHDLYSEGSSLGRHSSSSEDSDIDWPFSDISDVYEEDNLIEIDISIGSIKCSGFEIPA